The following nucleotide sequence is from Leptospira venezuelensis.
TGCTTCGCACTCGCAAAACGTCGGCAAGGCTTGGTCGTTATGCGTAATGCTCAAAAGTAATTTCGTATTAAAATAAATCCCAAAGTATTCCTTTCGTTAGGTAGAACAAATGAACGAACCCGAATCAAGAATTGCTAAGTATCATTCTCTTCATAAATATTTCATACATTCAGATCGGATGCGGATACTATTTGAAAACATTTTAAAAGATCGAATAAAGAGCGGGGAGACTCCTTCCTTTGGGGAATTAATGATCACTGACTTCATATATCTAAATTTTTGGTATTCATCATTGTATGTGATTGTTGAAGGTTGGATGGAGCATAAACTAGAAGACAAGACCATAAATGACTTATTAAAATCTCCAAATCTTGAGAAACTAAGAAGATTTAGAAATGGAGTTTTTCATTACCAGAAAGACTATTTCGATAGTCGTTTTATGGACTTTATCAGAAGCGATGAAAATCCTGTTGATTGGGTACGTAGATTACATAAGGCTTTTAGTGATTGGTTTCTATTGAAGGAAGCACGGTAGAATTTGAGCACTACGCATAACTTACGGCTCTGACGCGGCGCTTCGAGATCGCTGTGCGACTCTCGCTTGGCCTTCGGCACATTTCGCTTTGTCACTCGCCTTGCAGGGCAAGTCTCGCGCCAAGTGCTTCGCACGCGCGAAACGTCGGAACACCTTGGTCGTTAGGCGCAATATGGATAAAATTTTCGTTAAGTATCACATTTTAAATTTTTAAAAAAGAGGTTTTCATGAATTACAAAGTAAAAGGTCGTGTGTCACTAGAAGATTACTCGAAGTTCATTAATTATCACATATATTTGAGTCTATTGGGAGGTTTTAGAAAGTTTATTTTCGTGTTTTTAGGCTTAGTGCTTTTCCTCTTCTATGTGTTACCGATTCTTAAAAAGTTACCGCCACGGAACGAAACCGAAATAGTCGAAGTGTCGCAATTTTTAGCGCGATTCCTTGTGATTTTTGCTATAGCTTTAATATCATATTTATTCTTTAAGTTTCGTCTCTCGAGCAGAAATAAAAAAACGTTTGAGTCTAATAAGTTCCTACAGGATGAACAAACATTTGATATTGGTGAGAATCAAATTCTCGCCTCTTCACCAAATAG
It contains:
- a CDS encoding YcxB family protein, which gives rise to MNYKVKGRVSLEDYSKFINYHIYLSLLGGFRKFIFVFLGLVLFLFYVLPILKKLPPRNETEIVEVSQFLARFLVIFAIALISYLFFKFRLSSRNKKTFESNKFLQDEQTFDIGENQILASSPNSNTIITKDKIHKLAFKDDAIYIFISAIQAFVIPKHYFDNDNEFGKAQNFLKEHYLK